A genomic segment from Micromonospora echinaurantiaca encodes:
- a CDS encoding carbohydrate kinase family protein — MTAGRVLVVGDLITDVVAVLAGPPATGSDTPAAIRFSGGGQAANTAAWLAARGVPVTLVGAVGDDSQGRDRVAELARAGVDCAVSRHPDHPTGTVIVLAADGERTMITERGANLRLTPEHVEAALAAAPDAAHLHLSGYSLLDAASRPAGLAALAAARGRGLTTSVDAASAAPLRRVGAAAFLTWVREVDLLLVNADEATVLAGGLDPAAQGRALTASARRVVVKRGAAGAVWVDRGGAVTVSPARRVAVVDVTGAGDAFAAGLLSAWLSGAAPAAALARAGDLGASAVSQVGARPG; from the coding sequence ATGACCGCAGGCCGCGTCCTCGTCGTCGGTGACCTGATCACCGACGTGGTGGCGGTGCTGGCCGGTCCGCCGGCCACCGGGTCCGACACGCCGGCGGCGATCCGGTTCAGCGGTGGCGGGCAGGCCGCCAACACCGCGGCCTGGCTCGCCGCCCGGGGCGTGCCGGTGACGCTGGTCGGCGCGGTCGGCGACGACAGCCAGGGGCGGGACCGGGTGGCCGAGCTGGCGCGCGCCGGGGTCGACTGCGCGGTCAGCCGGCATCCGGACCACCCCACCGGCACCGTGATCGTGCTGGCCGCCGACGGCGAACGCACGATGATTACCGAGCGGGGCGCGAACCTGCGGCTGACTCCGGAGCACGTCGAGGCGGCGCTGGCCGCCGCGCCGGACGCGGCGCACCTGCACCTGTCCGGCTATTCGCTGCTGGACGCGGCGTCCCGCCCGGCCGGGCTGGCCGCGTTGGCCGCCGCCCGCGGGCGTGGGCTCACCACCAGCGTCGACGCGGCCTCCGCCGCGCCACTGCGGCGGGTCGGCGCGGCGGCCTTCCTGACCTGGGTACGGGAGGTCGACCTGCTGCTGGTCAACGCGGACGAGGCGACCGTGCTGGCCGGCGGGCTGGACCCGGCCGCCCAGGGGCGGGCGTTGACGGCGTCGGCCCGGCGGGTGGTGGTGAAACGGGGCGCGGCCGGGGCGGTCTGGGTAGACCGGGGCGGGGCGGTGACGGTGTCGCCGGCCCGCCGGGTGGCGGTGGTGGACGTCACCGGTGCCGGCGACGCGTTCGCGGCCGGACTGCTCTCCGCCTGGCTGTCCGGGGCGGCACCGGCGGCGGCGCTGGCCCGGGCCGGTGACCTCGGCGCGTCGGCGGTGTCACAGGTCGGCGCCCGCCCGGGCTGA
- a CDS encoding RNA polymerase sigma factor, translating into MTEPRQTGADVRSLTDTLIAHAQSAGGQLTSAQLARTVESAEVTPAQAKKILRALSEAGVTVVVDGSASTRRRVAAARSATPASRATTAKTTKKAAAPAPKQAPAAEEAPAPAPRKATARKAAGTTAEVAAKAAAPAKKATRATKATVAAATGPAKATKAAGKAKGDAAEGEIDPEELAAEIEDVVVEEPAELTQAAETDAANSASDNDFEWDDEESEALKQARRDAELTASADSVRAYLKQIGKVPLLNAEQEVELAKRIEAGLYAAERLRAADEGEEKLTRDMQRDLLWISRDGERAKNHLLEANLRLVVSLAKRYTGRGMAFLDLIQEGNLGLIRAVEKFDYTKGYKFSTYATWWIRQAITRAMADQARTIRIPVHMVEVINKLGRIQRELLQDLGREPTPEELAKEMDITPEKVLEIQQYAREPISLDQTIGDEGDSQLGDFIEDSEAVVAVDAVSFSLLQDQLQQVLQTLSEREAGVVRLRFGLTDGQPRTLDEIGQVYGVTRERIRQIESKTMSKLRHPSRSQVLRDYLD; encoded by the coding sequence GTGACAGAACCCCGCCAGACCGGCGCCGACGTTCGCTCGCTCACCGACACCCTGATCGCCCACGCGCAGAGCGCCGGCGGCCAGCTCACGTCGGCCCAGCTCGCGCGCACCGTCGAGTCCGCCGAGGTGACTCCGGCCCAGGCCAAGAAGATCCTGCGGGCGCTCTCCGAGGCGGGAGTGACCGTGGTGGTGGACGGCTCGGCCAGCACCCGTCGCCGGGTGGCCGCCGCCCGCTCGGCCACGCCGGCGTCCCGGGCCACCACCGCCAAGACCACCAAGAAGGCCGCCGCGCCGGCCCCGAAGCAGGCGCCCGCCGCGGAGGAGGCCCCCGCCCCCGCGCCGCGGAAGGCGACCGCGCGCAAGGCCGCCGGCACCACCGCCGAGGTGGCCGCCAAGGCCGCGGCGCCGGCCAAGAAGGCCACCCGGGCCACCAAGGCCACGGTGGCCGCCGCGACCGGCCCGGCGAAGGCCACCAAGGCCGCCGGCAAGGCCAAGGGCGACGCCGCCGAGGGCGAGATCGACCCGGAGGAACTCGCCGCCGAGATCGAGGACGTAGTGGTCGAGGAGCCGGCCGAGCTGACCCAGGCCGCCGAGACCGACGCGGCCAACTCCGCCAGCGACAACGACTTCGAGTGGGACGACGAGGAGTCCGAGGCCCTCAAGCAGGCCCGCCGGGACGCCGAGCTGACCGCCTCCGCCGACTCGGTCCGGGCGTACCTCAAGCAGATCGGCAAGGTTCCGCTGCTCAACGCCGAGCAGGAGGTGGAGCTCGCCAAGCGGATCGAGGCCGGGCTCTACGCCGCCGAGCGGCTGCGCGCGGCCGACGAGGGCGAGGAGAAGCTCACCCGCGACATGCAGCGGGACCTGCTCTGGATCTCCCGCGACGGTGAGCGCGCCAAGAACCACCTGCTCGAGGCCAACCTGCGACTGGTCGTCTCCCTGGCCAAGCGCTACACCGGTCGCGGCATGGCCTTCCTCGACCTGATCCAGGAGGGCAACCTCGGCCTGATCCGCGCGGTCGAGAAGTTCGACTACACCAAGGGCTACAAGTTCTCCACCTACGCCACCTGGTGGATCCGCCAGGCCATCACCCGCGCCATGGCCGACCAGGCCCGCACCATCCGCATCCCGGTGCACATGGTCGAGGTGATCAACAAGCTCGGCCGGATCCAGCGTGAGCTGCTCCAGGACCTGGGCCGCGAGCCCACCCCGGAGGAGCTGGCCAAGGAGATGGACATCACACCGGAGAAGGTGCTGGAGATCCAGCAGTACGCCCGGGAGCCCATCTCGCTCGACCAGACCATCGGCGACGAGGGCGACAGCCAGCTCGGCGACTTCATCGAGGACTCGGAGGCCGTGGTCGCGGTCGACGCCGTCTCGTTCTCGCTGCTGCAGGACCAGCTCCAGCAGGTGCTGCAGACGCTCTCCGAGCGTGAGGCGGGTGTGGTACGCCTGCGCTTCGGCCTCACCGACGGCCAGCCGCGCACCCTGGACGAGATCGGCCAGGTCTACGGCGTGACCCGGGAGCGGATCCGGCAGATCGAGTCGAAGACGATGTCCAAGCTGCGCCACCCGTCGCGGTCGCAGGTGCTGCGGGACTACCTCGACTGA
- a CDS encoding inositol monophosphatase family protein, producing MDRTAPAPRELLEIAVEVARDAAATAYRMRAEGVSVAATKSTATDVVTAADRAVERQVMDALHRLRPADAVLGEEYGADGPAGPGGVRWILDPIDGTVNYLYGLPHCAVSLAAEVDGQVVAGVVRNVSTGEEWTATLGGGAWRDGERLRCSTETELGQSLVATGFGYDPGRRAHQARVVAELIPHVRDIRRLGAAALDLCLAAEGRVDAYYEKGLAAWDLAAGGLVAGEAGLRVGGLGGLPPGPDMVIAAPPALFEPLHARLADLDASGGP from the coding sequence ATGGACCGGACGGCGCCGGCGCCGCGGGAACTGCTGGAGATCGCGGTCGAGGTGGCCCGGGACGCGGCCGCGACGGCGTACCGGATGCGGGCCGAGGGCGTGTCGGTGGCGGCCACCAAGAGCACCGCCACCGACGTGGTGACGGCCGCGGACCGGGCGGTGGAGCGGCAGGTGATGGACGCGCTGCACCGGTTGCGTCCGGCGGACGCGGTGCTCGGCGAGGAGTACGGCGCGGACGGCCCGGCCGGGCCGGGCGGGGTGCGCTGGATCCTCGACCCGATCGACGGCACGGTCAACTACCTCTACGGCCTGCCGCACTGCGCGGTCTCGCTCGCCGCCGAGGTGGACGGCCAGGTGGTCGCCGGGGTGGTGCGCAACGTCAGCACCGGCGAGGAGTGGACCGCCACCCTCGGCGGCGGGGCCTGGCGCGACGGCGAGCGGCTGCGCTGCTCCACCGAGACCGAGCTCGGTCAGTCGCTGGTGGCGACCGGCTTCGGCTACGACCCGGGTCGCCGGGCGCACCAGGCCCGGGTGGTCGCCGAGCTGATCCCGCACGTCCGGGACATCCGCCGGCTGGGCGCCGCCGCGCTCGACCTCTGCCTGGCCGCCGAGGGCCGGGTGGACGCGTACTACGAGAAGGGGCTGGCCGCCTGGGACCTGGCCGCCGGCGGCCTGGTGGCCGGCGAGGCCGGGCTGCGGGTCGGCGGGCTGGGCGGGCTGCCGCCGGGCCCGGACATGGTCATCGCGGCGCCACCGGCGCTGTTCGAGCCGCTGCACGCCCGGCTGGCCGACCTGGACGCCTCCGGCGGCCCCTGA
- a CDS encoding DUF7455 domain-containing protein, with translation MTPTLTPPPETVSPPAADERCDRCNAAGKLRITLAGGSELVFCGHHANKYAEDLVKITVRYATDPEFSWRGADLMAN, from the coding sequence ATGACCCCGACCCTCACGCCGCCGCCCGAGACGGTGAGCCCCCCGGCCGCCGATGAACGGTGCGACCGCTGCAATGCTGCCGGCAAGCTCCGGATCACTCTGGCGGGTGGGAGCGAGCTGGTGTTCTGTGGGCACCACGCGAACAAGTACGCGGAGGATCTCGTGAAGATCACCGTGCGGTACGCGACGGACCCGGAGTTCAGCTGGCGTGGCGCCGATCTGATGGCGAACTGA
- a CDS encoding low temperature requirement protein A — MTDRRGARLLRPEVSATRATFLELFFDLVFVFALTRVSVRLIDTAGASVVELVAEIGRTGVLFLALWLLWSITTWVTSRYEPERGVIQFVVVGSMFAAMVMAVALPGAFEDRALPFVLGYLAAMIGRPLIVAAALHRHPRRSVPLRLAAWAAAGAVPWLAGAFAPEELRLPLWVLALAVDGTGLLLGWPLPRLGPARASGWLIAGEHLADRYQQIFLISLGETILVIGVTYSGEAFTADRAGAFAAAFVTTALLWRIYFHRAGHLLAEALRMARSAGRLGSSVGATHLAIVVGVLATGVGYELVIQHPYDRIDPVWLAFVVGGPAIFLIARARFEYEIFGRVSWSRWGGLAALLLLAPALTRGSPMVALVAVAAVLAAVATADTWRSRGRAAEVPASPLLHGGEPGGDFHRAP; from the coding sequence ATGACGGACCGACGCGGTGCGCGGCTGCTGCGTCCCGAGGTCAGCGCGACCCGGGCCACCTTCCTCGAACTCTTCTTCGACCTGGTCTTCGTCTTCGCGCTGACCCGGGTCTCGGTGCGCCTGATCGACACCGCCGGGGCGTCCGTCGTCGAGCTGGTGGCCGAGATCGGGCGTACCGGCGTGCTCTTCCTCGCCCTCTGGCTACTCTGGTCGATCACCACCTGGGTCACCAGCCGGTACGAGCCCGAGCGCGGCGTGATCCAGTTCGTCGTGGTGGGGTCGATGTTCGCCGCCATGGTGATGGCGGTCGCGCTGCCCGGGGCGTTCGAGGACCGGGCCCTGCCGTTCGTGCTCGGCTACCTGGCGGCGATGATCGGCCGGCCGCTGATCGTCGCCGCCGCGCTGCACCGCCATCCGCGCCGCTCGGTCCCGCTGCGGCTCGCCGCCTGGGCCGCGGCCGGCGCCGTGCCGTGGCTGGCCGGGGCGTTCGCGCCGGAGGAGTTGCGCCTGCCGCTGTGGGTGCTCGCGCTGGCCGTCGACGGCACCGGGCTTCTGCTCGGCTGGCCGCTGCCCCGACTGGGCCCGGCACGGGCGTCCGGCTGGCTGATCGCCGGCGAGCACCTGGCCGACCGGTACCAGCAGATCTTCCTCATCTCCCTGGGGGAGACCATCCTGGTGATCGGCGTGACGTACAGCGGCGAGGCGTTCACCGCCGACCGCGCCGGCGCCTTCGCCGCCGCGTTCGTCACCACGGCGCTGCTCTGGCGGATCTACTTCCACCGGGCGGGTCACCTGCTCGCCGAGGCGTTGCGGATGGCCCGGTCGGCCGGGCGGCTCGGCTCCTCGGTCGGCGCCACCCACCTGGCCATCGTGGTCGGGGTGCTGGCCACCGGCGTCGGCTACGAGCTGGTGATCCAGCACCCGTACGACCGGATCGACCCGGTCTGGCTGGCCTTCGTGGTCGGCGGCCCGGCGATCTTCCTGATCGCCCGGGCCCGCTTCGAGTACGAGATCTTCGGCCGGGTGTCCTGGTCGCGGTGGGGCGGCCTGGCGGCACTGCTCCTGCTGGCGCCGGCCCTCACCCGGGGCTCGCCGATGGTGGCGCTGGTGGCGGTCGCCGCCGTGCTGGCCGCGGTGGCCACCGCCGACACGTGGCGCAGCCGAGGTCGGGCCGCTGAGGTGCCCGCCTCACCGCTGCTGCACGGCGGGGAGCCGGGTGGCGACTTCCACCGGGCCCCCTGA
- a CDS encoding pseudouridine-5'-phosphate glycosidase, with protein MNNFHIRYGTEVADALRDGRPVVALESTIVSHGLPRPDNLRVARQIEQAVRDAGAVPATIGMVSGRLVVGLDDAELTRLATADGVTKLSVRDLAVAAATGADGATTVAATSAVAAAAGIGVFATGGLGGVHREAAQTFDESADLVTLARTPIAVVCAGVKSILDVGATLERLETLGVGVVGYRTRRFPGFFVTDGGFDLDWSVDSPERVADVLAAREQHGVHRGGLIVANPLPTDEQLDPDLHDRTLAEGLARLERDGVTGKAVTPYLLAHFHSATEGASLAVNVRIILRNADLAARIAVAAAARRADA; from the coding sequence GTGAACAACTTCCACATCCGTTACGGCACCGAGGTGGCCGACGCCCTGCGCGACGGACGTCCCGTCGTCGCCCTGGAGAGCACCATCGTCTCGCACGGGCTGCCCCGCCCGGACAACCTGCGGGTGGCCCGGCAGATCGAGCAGGCGGTCCGGGACGCCGGGGCGGTGCCCGCGACCATCGGCATGGTCAGCGGCCGGCTCGTGGTGGGCCTGGACGACGCAGAGCTGACCCGGCTGGCCACCGCCGACGGCGTGACCAAGCTTTCCGTACGCGATCTGGCGGTGGCCGCCGCCACCGGCGCGGACGGCGCCACCACCGTGGCCGCGACCAGCGCGGTGGCCGCGGCGGCCGGGATCGGGGTGTTCGCCACCGGCGGCCTCGGCGGGGTGCACCGGGAGGCGGCCCAGACCTTCGACGAGTCGGCCGACCTGGTCACCCTGGCCCGGACGCCGATCGCGGTGGTCTGCGCCGGGGTCAAGTCGATCCTCGACGTGGGCGCCACGCTGGAGCGGCTGGAGACCCTCGGGGTCGGCGTGGTCGGCTACCGGACCCGGCGGTTCCCCGGCTTCTTCGTCACCGACGGCGGCTTCGACCTGGACTGGTCGGTCGACAGCCCGGAGCGGGTGGCGGACGTGCTGGCCGCGCGTGAGCAGCACGGGGTCCACCGCGGCGGCCTGATCGTGGCCAACCCGCTGCCGACCGACGAGCAGCTCGACCCGGACCTGCACGACCGCACCCTCGCCGAGGGGTTGGCCCGGCTGGAGCGCGACGGGGTGACCGGCAAGGCGGTGACGCCCTACCTGCTGGCGCACTTCCACTCGGCCACCGAGGGGGCGAGCCTGGCGGTGAACGTCCGGATCATCCTGCGCAACGCCGACCTCGCCGCCCGGATCGCGGTCGCCGCGGCCGCCCGCCGCGCCGACGCATGA
- a CDS encoding HhH-GPD-type base excision DNA repair protein, with protein MTAMTLALPIDPEANRLLARSPLALLLGMVLDQQVPMEKAFSSPYVLTQRLGHEPDAAELAGYDPEALVALFAQPPALHRFPKAMAARVQEVCRVLVDRYDGDAARLWSDAADGRELLRRIADLPGFGKQKAQIFLALLGKRFDVTPEGWREAAGGYGDPDAHRSVADVVDADSLRRVREYKQQMKAAAKAKSAPA; from the coding sequence ATGACTGCCATGACGCTCGCGCTGCCCATCGACCCCGAGGCCAACCGGCTGCTGGCGCGCAGCCCGCTGGCCCTGCTCCTCGGCATGGTCCTCGACCAGCAGGTGCCGATGGAGAAGGCGTTCTCCTCGCCGTACGTGCTGACCCAGCGGCTCGGCCACGAGCCGGACGCCGCCGAACTCGCCGGGTACGACCCGGAGGCACTGGTCGCTCTCTTCGCCCAGCCGCCCGCGCTGCACCGGTTCCCCAAGGCGATGGCCGCCCGGGTGCAGGAGGTGTGCCGGGTCCTCGTCGACCGGTACGACGGCGACGCCGCCCGGCTCTGGTCCGACGCCGCCGACGGCCGGGAACTGCTGCGACGGATCGCCGACCTGCCCGGCTTCGGCAAGCAGAAGGCGCAGATCTTCCTCGCCCTGCTCGGCAAGCGGTTCGACGTCACGCCGGAGGGCTGGCGGGAGGCCGCCGGCGGCTACGGCGACCCGGACGCCCACCGGTCGGTGGCGGACGTCGTCGACGCGGACTCGCTGCGCCGGGTGCGGGAGTACAAGCAGCAGATGAAGGCGGCGGCCAAGGCGAAGTCCGCGCCGGCCTGA
- a CDS encoding trimeric intracellular cation channel family protein encodes MTTSTALLLADLTGVAVFAASGASAAVAKRLDLFGVVFVGFVAALGGGIFRDLAIDEVPPLAFADWRYPATAAITAAAVFWLHPQLARLRTTVLVLDAAGLGLFTVTGTLKALDAQVPAVGACVIGMLTAIGGGLGRDLLTAEIPVVLRREIYAVAALVGSVAVAMLYALGLADAGWLTAAAMLVFGIRLVALRRRWSAPVATLRPPRGPGL; translated from the coding sequence GTGACCACCTCCACCGCACTGCTCCTCGCCGATCTGACCGGGGTGGCCGTCTTCGCCGCCTCCGGCGCCTCCGCGGCGGTGGCCAAGCGGCTCGACCTCTTCGGCGTGGTCTTCGTCGGCTTCGTGGCGGCGCTCGGCGGCGGCATCTTCCGCGACCTCGCCATCGACGAGGTACCGCCGCTGGCCTTCGCCGACTGGCGCTACCCGGCCACGGCAGCGATCACCGCCGCCGCCGTGTTCTGGCTGCATCCCCAGCTCGCCCGGCTGCGCACCACCGTGCTGGTGCTGGACGCGGCCGGCCTCGGCCTGTTCACCGTCACCGGCACGCTGAAGGCCCTGGACGCCCAGGTGCCAGCGGTCGGCGCCTGCGTGATCGGCATGCTCACCGCGATCGGCGGCGGCCTCGGCCGGGACCTGCTCACCGCAGAGATCCCGGTGGTGCTGCGGCGGGAGATCTACGCGGTGGCCGCGCTCGTCGGCTCGGTGGCGGTGGCGATGCTGTACGCCCTGGGGCTGGCCGACGCCGGCTGGCTGACCGCCGCGGCGATGCTGGTCTTCGGCATCCGTCTGGTGGCGCTGCGTCGGCGCTGGTCGGCCCCGGTGGCCACGCTGCGCCCGCCGCGCGGCCCCGGCCTCTGA
- a CDS encoding DUF3099 domain-containing protein — MKRQAYQPILITDASRSQDDQLTSRQKRYVLMMGIRVACLIVGAILVGVQAPLLWLWLPMVALGMVLIPWLAVLLANDRPPKDEHRLMSRFQARHRDETPPMSLTAEERPHKVIDAEP; from the coding sequence GTGAAGCGTCAGGCGTACCAGCCGATCCTGATCACCGACGCCTCGCGCAGCCAGGACGACCAGCTCACCAGCCGGCAGAAGCGGTACGTGCTGATGATGGGCATCCGGGTGGCCTGCCTGATCGTCGGTGCGATCCTGGTCGGCGTGCAGGCCCCGTTGCTCTGGCTCTGGCTGCCGATGGTCGCACTGGGCATGGTGCTCATTCCGTGGCTGGCCGTGCTGCTGGCCAACGACCGGCCGCCGAAGGACGAGCACCGGCTGATGAGCCGGTTCCAGGCCCGGCACCGGGACGAGACCCCGCCGATGAGCCTGACCGCCGAGGAACGGCCGCACAAGGTCATCGACGCCGAGCCCTGA
- a CDS encoding DUF3039 domain-containing protein, which yields MSTEVLERPELKDADTGPEMFHYVRKEKIAESAVMGTFVVALCGETFPVTKAAKPGSPVCPKCKEIYDSWAD from the coding sequence GTGAGCACAGAGGTTCTCGAGCGTCCGGAGCTGAAGGACGCCGACACCGGTCCGGAGATGTTCCACTACGTCCGGAAGGAAAAGATTGCCGAAAGTGCCGTGATGGGCACTTTCGTCGTGGCGCTCTGCGGGGAGACCTTCCCGGTGACCAAGGCCGCCAAGCCCGGCTCGCCGGTCTGCCCGAAGTGCAAGGAGATCTACGACTCCTGGGCCGACTGA
- a CDS encoding LytR C-terminal domain-containing protein produces the protein MRALVVVGLLGVLALVFVVVALVRDTQGSAGLAEGCPEGWPLADVTLREPKDVKINVLNATTDRDGLARQIADDFRNRKFQVKRTADEKKKSDDIAVLRYGPKGVGSAHLLRAYFLDNAELVYDPKRTDDVVDVVLGNSFQQLATTTEVNQSLGDLGSPNAPPESCPAPVEK, from the coding sequence GTGCGAGCACTCGTTGTCGTCGGCCTGCTGGGGGTGCTCGCCCTGGTCTTCGTGGTCGTCGCGCTGGTGCGCGACACCCAGGGCAGCGCCGGCCTCGCCGAGGGCTGCCCGGAGGGCTGGCCGTTGGCCGACGTGACCCTGCGCGAGCCCAAGGACGTCAAGATCAATGTGCTGAACGCGACGACGGACCGGGACGGCCTGGCCAGACAGATCGCCGACGACTTCCGCAACCGGAAGTTCCAGGTGAAGAGGACCGCCGACGAGAAGAAGAAGTCCGACGACATCGCGGTGCTCCGGTACGGCCCGAAGGGCGTCGGCTCGGCACACCTGCTGCGGGCGTACTTCCTGGACAACGCGGAGCTGGTGTACGACCCGAAGCGCACCGACGACGTGGTCGACGTGGTGCTGGGCAACTCCTTCCAGCAGTTGGCCACCACCACCGAGGTCAACCAGTCCCTCGGTGACCTGGGCTCCCCGAACGCGCCGCCCGAGTCCTGCCCGGCCCCGGTCGAGAAGTGA
- a CDS encoding DEAD/DEAH box helicase, which yields MAARLPAIETFPALRAWQRKALVEYLRRRSEDFTAVATPGAGKTTFALRIAAELLADGTVEAVTVVAPTEHLKTQWAASAARVGIQLDAAFRNADLHSSADFHGAVVTYAQVGMAPQVHRRRTMTRRTLVILDEIHHAGDSRSWGDGVKAAFEPAVRRLMLTGTPFRSDDNPIPFVSYERGDDGLLRSRADSVYGYSDALRDGVVRPVLFLAYSGETRWRTNAGEELAARLGEPMTQDLIAQAWRTALDPAGDWMPQVLRAADARLTVLREAGMSDAGGLVIASDQQAARAYAKLVEQVTGERAAVVLSDDVGASARIASFAASEQRWLVAVRMVSEGVDIPRLAVGVYATSASTPLYFAQAIGRFVRARRPGETASVFLPSVPHLLGLASEMEAERDHVLGKPKDREGFDDDLLERAQRDEQASGELEKRFAALSATAELDQVIFDGASFGTAAQAGTPEEEEYLGLPGLLSPDQVALLLSKRQAEQLAAQRRKAAARSAEPAADAAQPAAPMSAAQRRVALRRQLNALVAARHHRTGQPHGKIHAELRRLCGGPPSAQATIEQLEERIATVQTL from the coding sequence GTGGCTGCCCGGTTGCCGGCGATCGAGACGTTTCCGGCACTACGCGCCTGGCAGCGCAAGGCGCTGGTGGAGTACCTGCGCCGCCGGAGCGAGGACTTCACCGCGGTCGCCACGCCCGGTGCCGGCAAGACCACCTTCGCCCTGCGGATCGCCGCCGAGCTGCTCGCCGACGGCACCGTCGAGGCGGTCACCGTGGTCGCCCCGACCGAGCACCTGAAGACCCAGTGGGCCGCCTCGGCCGCCCGGGTCGGCATCCAGCTCGACGCCGCGTTCCGCAACGCCGACCTGCACTCCTCGGCCGACTTCCACGGCGCGGTGGTCACCTACGCCCAGGTCGGCATGGCCCCGCAGGTGCACCGGCGGCGCACCATGACCCGGCGCACCCTGGTCATCCTCGACGAGATCCACCACGCCGGCGACTCCCGGTCCTGGGGCGACGGCGTGAAGGCGGCCTTCGAGCCGGCCGTCCGCCGGCTGATGCTCACCGGCACCCCGTTCCGCTCCGACGACAACCCGATCCCGTTCGTCAGCTACGAACGGGGCGACGACGGCCTGCTCCGGTCACGCGCCGACTCGGTCTACGGCTACTCCGACGCGCTGCGTGACGGCGTGGTCCGGCCGGTGCTCTTCCTGGCGTACTCGGGGGAGACGCGGTGGCGCACCAACGCCGGGGAGGAACTGGCCGCCCGGCTGGGCGAGCCGATGACCCAGGACCTGATCGCCCAGGCCTGGCGGACCGCCCTGGACCCGGCCGGTGACTGGATGCCGCAGGTGCTGCGGGCCGCCGACGCGCGGCTCACCGTGCTTCGCGAGGCCGGCATGAGCGACGCCGGCGGTCTGGTCATCGCCAGCGACCAGCAGGCCGCCCGCGCGTACGCCAAGCTGGTCGAGCAGGTGACCGGCGAGCGGGCGGCCGTGGTGCTCTCCGACGACGTCGGCGCCTCCGCGCGGATCGCCAGCTTCGCGGCGTCCGAGCAGCGCTGGCTCGTGGCGGTGCGGATGGTGTCCGAGGGGGTGGACATCCCCCGGTTGGCGGTCGGGGTCTACGCGACCAGCGCCAGCACGCCGCTCTACTTCGCCCAGGCGATCGGCCGGTTCGTCCGGGCCCGCCGGCCCGGCGAGACCGCCTCGGTCTTCCTGCCCAGCGTGCCGCACCTGCTCGGGTTGGCCAGCGAGATGGAGGCCGAGCGGGACCACGTGCTCGGCAAGCCGAAGGACCGCGAGGGATTCGACGACGACCTGCTCGAACGCGCCCAGCGCGACGAGCAGGCCAGCGGCGAGCTGGAGAAGCGGTTCGCGGCGCTGTCCGCCACCGCCGAGCTCGACCAGGTGATCTTCGATGGCGCCTCGTTCGGCACCGCCGCGCAGGCCGGCACCCCGGAAGAGGAGGAGTACCTCGGCCTGCCTGGCCTGCTCTCCCCCGACCAGGTGGCCCTGCTGCTGAGCAAGCGGCAGGCCGAGCAGCTGGCCGCCCAGCGGCGCAAGGCCGCCGCGCGGTCGGCCGAGCCGGCCGCCGACGCTGCGCAGCCGGCGGCGCCGATGAGCGCCGCCCAGCGCCGGGTGGCGCTGCGCCGGCAGCTGAACGCCCTGGTCGCCGCCCGCCACCACCGCACCGGCCAGCCGCACGGCAAGATCCACGCCGAGCTGCGCCGGCTCTGCGGCGGCCCGCCCAGCGCCCAGGCCACCATCGAGCAGCTGGAAGAACGCATCGCCACCGTCCAGACCCTCTGA